The Haloplanus natans DSM 17983 DNA segment GAAATCGCCTGCGGAGTCTGGAACCGCTGTGTCCACCCCGGATGCACGTTCCCACGCAGAAACAGGAAGCCCCGACCTCAACAAGCGAGGGCCGGGTAGGCCCGAGCGCGGTAGGTCGGGGTAGTTCACACAACTCCGATCTATTACACGGCCATTACAAGCTCCCGAAAATCCACTCAGTAATTGTTCGGCTTACTTGTCTATACAGAAGACTACATCTTGACGATGTTCTGACTTCTAACAAACCCCCGTCGCCTTTCTCTTCTATACCCAAAAGATCTCACGAGAGAGAAATGTATCTCCCTGCGTTCTCTGAGCGATTCGAGTTTGTTGTACGCTGTCTTCTGCGCCACGCCAAGCGCCTCTGATACCTCGCTGGTTGTTCGAGGCTCCGTATCGGGGAACAGCGCAAGCACGGCGTCGACCCCCAACCGTTCGACGGTTCAAATGAAACGGTCGACCTGCATCTCAGAAATGGGAGAATGCTGTCGCTGCACGGTAGCGGTTTCGTGCGGTCGGTCTTCAAAAGATGAAGACCGAGCGTTCGAGGGATGGGCCAACGCGGATTTGAACCGCGGACCTCCCGGTTATCAGCCGAGCGCTCAACCTGACTGAGCTATTGGCCCAGGCGAGCGCATCAGTTGCTTGCGCAGTCGGTTGTTTAAGCGTTTCTTTTCGCGTCCCCTCGAACGACTTACTCGTCGTCGACGCGGTACGACCCGCTGTCCACGTCGTAGACGTCGTCGTCGTAGGCGTCGCCCTCGTTGGGAAATCCGGCGGTGTAGACCCGGCCCGAGACGAACCCCCCGCTTTTCTTGTCGAGATACGGGCCGACGACGAACCGTTCGAGCGCGGCCCGGATCGGCGCGCGGGTCAGCGGCACGCCGATGAGGAAGCCGATGGCGTCGGTGACGAGGCCGGGCGTGAGCAGGAAGGCGCCCGCGGCGACGAGCAGGCCGCCGTCCATGAGTTCTTTCGTCGGCACCTCGCCCGTCGCGAGCTTTCGCTGGAGGCTGTGGATCGTATGCCGCCCCTCCGCCCGGACCAGCAACATACCGATCAGGCCGGTGAGGACGACCAGCGCGACAGTCGCCGGGGCGCCGATGCTGTCGGCGACGACGACGAGAAACAGGGCGTCGGCGAGGGGGATGAGCAACAGGAGCGCGAAGACCCAGCGCAGGCGCATACTGGCTCATACCGGGTGACCGCCCATAGCCCTTTTGACGTGGTGTGTGGTTTGGATCGATTCCGTACCGACCTCGAACCGACGACGCCGTCCTCGCCGTCTTCGACCACTCCGCAACGCATCGGGGACGAAGCCCTTAGGCCCGCCCGCCACCGAGAGCCGGTATGACCGACGGGACGCGCGTCGAGTGGCGCGACTGGGGCGAGGCGGCGTTCGACGAGGCCCGCCGCCGGGGCGCGCCGGTGTTGCTCGCGCTGACGGCGACGTGGTGTGGGGACTGTCACGAGATGGACGCCCGAACCTACGGCGAGCCACGGGTCGCCGCCAACCTGAACGACGGGTTCGTGCCCGTCCGGGTCGACGTGGACCGCCACCCGCGGGTGCGCGAGCGCTACAACGTCGGCGGTTTCCCGTCGACGGTGTTCTGTACGCCCGACGGAAAGCGCATCGCCGGCGCGGGCTTTCTCGGCCCGGACGGTATGCGCCAGGTGATCGACCGGGTGCGCGAGCGTTGGGACGCCAGCGGCGCGGACGCGGGGCGGGTGCCGCGCGCCCTCGCCGGCGACCCCACGCCCGCCGGCGAGGTGACGGACCGGATCGAAGCGCACCTCGCCGGCCAACTCGACGCACAGTTCGACGACGAGTTCGGCGGGTGGGGCGACGCGCCCAAATTCCCGCTTCCCCGAACGATCGAGTTCGCGCTCAAACGCGACCGGGCGAAGGCTCGCCAGACGCTCGATGCCGTCACGCGCGGCCTCTTCGACGAGGAGTCGGGCGGTTTCTACCGCTACGCCCGGACGCGGGACTGGGGCGATCCGGACCGGGCGAAACTCCTCGCGGACAACGCGGCCCTCGTGTGCGCGTTCGCTCACGCCTACTGTTACACGGGCGAAGACGCGTACCGCCGGCC contains these protein-coding regions:
- a CDS encoding FxsA family protein, producing MRLRWVFALLLLIPLADALFLVVVADSIGAPATVALVVLTGLIGMLLVRAEGRHTIHSLQRKLATGEVPTKELMDGGLLVAAGAFLLTPGLVTDAIGFLIGVPLTRAPIRAALERFVVGPYLDKKSGGFVSGRVYTAGFPNEGDAYDDDVYDVDSGSYRVDDE